A region of the Sphaerodactylus townsendi isolate TG3544 linkage group LG15, MPM_Stown_v2.3, whole genome shotgun sequence genome:
AGTCTAGAGTGATTGCAGCAAAATGAGTCTATAGTGATTGCACCAAAGAGTTTCCTTCCAGCCTTTTACAATGTTTTACAATATCcttttcttggggaaaaaataaatcaacatcAGAGTGTCACAGAAACTGTTCCCGTTGCCCTGGTGCCAGACTTCTTATATATACTCAGAGACCCATGTCCATTTGAAGAAGCAAAGGGCTTCTTCAGGTTTATTAGAATAAATTGGGCAGCCTGAAGAACAGCAGAGAGAAATACCATATCCAGAATTTAATAGGTGATAAGCAGAATATTTCCTAAAGATGTGGTTTTGCtgtcaaaaaggggaaaagaaataataatacaaaatattcttttttcATGTCTACTTAGAAGGAAATGAGATTCTTGGAAgattgtgtgtgagagatggTCTTTGGGGATGATGGAGTCTGCCCTTGGTTTCCAAGGTTGTCTGAGAATGAACGGCTGGGTGAAACAGCCCTTTAAAAATCATTAACCCTATAGACCATTGAAATTTTAATATGGAGCTGGGAAAAATCCAGTTTGAGTTCCCGCTAACAAGGGGTGCCTGAGAATCTATATGGAGGTGAGGAACCAGATTAAGTTTATATTAAAAAGACACAGGGCTTTGGTGGTTGATTTTGACGGAACTAAACTAAACTTGGGTGGTTGATGGTGACGGAACTTAAGTCCTGCTTCTCTGGGCAGTTCAGGATACCCACTTTCATTTTAGGTGAATTTGATAATTTGAAAACTCTAGAAGGGAAGGCAGCATTCACAGACATCAGCCAGATAAAGCAATTCAGACACATTTAATGCAGGCCCTTAAGAAAACTACCCCAGATGCTTTTCACGGCTATATATAAATGTGTTGGAACATTGTTTCCATGTACAGTATTTTCAATTTTTAACTGTCTACAAGCAGAAAACAAATActcaagggggaggggaatctcaCACCCCATTTACTTTGTCCAGTTAAGCAGGCATACAGGAGTCTACGGAGAAGCGGATCCAAATAACGTATTaccatgtatgtgtgtatgtgggtgtgggtgtagGGGAGGTCCAATCAATAACTTATGTTTGGGCAAACTCACATACAGATCGAGTGTAGGATAAGGGACAACCAGTGAGATGCTGGATCAATCATCCAATTTTCCCATATGCAAACGACCCTATCCTTTGCTCATTCAAGACAACAGTTGCTGCTAGACTCAGATGGTTGAACAAGGAATTGTGGTAAAATATTCACTGATATTGATTATCTGTGCAGTCAGAAGAAACCCCTATTGAAGAGACCAGAGTAGGATTCTGAGGAGACCTGTGTGTATTGTTCTCTGAAATACTTCCTCTCCTTAGCCCTACAGGTAACATGCAAATCGATATTGGAAGCAAAATGCCAAACCTCACCTCTACATGGGAATTTCTGCTCCTTGAATTTTCAGACATCCGAGAAGTACAGATCTTATACTTCTTTGTATTCCTCATGGTATACTTGACTGCAGTGACTGGCAACCTTCTGATCATCCTTGCTGTAGCCCTGGATCATCATCTCCACACCCCCATGTACTTCTTTCTCATGAACCTGGCCGTCCTGGATCTTGGCACTGTTTCTGCCCTGTTACCCAAAACAATGGCAAATGCTTACCTAAACAGCAGGTCAATTTCTTATTTAGGATGTGTAGCTCaagttctcttcctctttttctttgggggctcagattttgccatCTTGACAATAATGGCACATGATCGTCGTATTGCTATCTGCAATCCATTGCAATATAAGACAATTATGCATAGAGGAGCCTGCATTCAGATGGCGGTCAGTGCATGGATTGCTGGTCTAATCAATGGTGTGTTACACAGCGGAGGAACTTTTGCTATCATCTTCTGTTCCAACATAATCAATCAGTTCTTCTGTGAAGTCCCACAGATGTTAATACTTGCCTGTTCGGACATGTATCTCGTTGAAGTTGGACTGACTATACTGACCTCTTTCTTTATATTAGGATGCTTCATCTTCATCATTGTCAGCTATGTGCGGATTTTTGAAGCAGtgctcaaaatcccttctgtgcATGGTCAGAAAAAGGCCATCTCCACTTGCCTTCCCCATGTCACTGTGGTCTCTTTGCTTACCTTTACTGGCATCTTTGCCTATTTGAGGCCTCAGAGTTACATTTCATCTGACCTGAATGTTCTTTCTGCAGTTATTTATGCTATAGTCCCTCCCTTGCTCAATCCATTCATTTatagcatgagaaacaaagaAATCAAGACTGCATTGTTGAAGCTCTTTGATTTGGGCAGCATTCTAAAATAATTGCCTGCAAATCTTTTCCTAAAAAATGAGACTTAATATCCTTCTGCAGAGAATTTTTGTTTGCCTCTCAGGTATAGTAcacaggaaagaaaacagaatattttgcATGAATCATTTACAACTAATCTTCCCATTAAATGGTACTTTCTCCTCCTTCgagttccacatttttttttggttctggaaagtttatttctccatttttcttccattgttttcccaagcagttttatatattttatttatttatgcaatttGTTTTCCACCTTCCCTGGCTGAAGTTGGCCTCAGGGTAATGTACAAGCCTCATTAAAACTAGATGTCTAATACATAaaacacataggctcattctgcacatgcaaaataatgcactttcaaagtgctttcagtgctcttggaagctgtgtggaatagcaaaattcacttgcaaacagttgtgaaagtgttttaaaaacgcattattttgcatatgtggaaggggccatagattgcAAAAATACTAATCTCATTTGAAATTCAAGATGTCAGAAAAGCTACCTCTAAAAGCTACCTGGCACAGCTTTGACAAGACGTTACATTCAGAATTGTCCAATCATGGGTTAATtcaatggggagggagggttatGTAGAGAAACAGAATGTCTAATAAGCAGGCTACAGAGGACTTTTGGGGTACACAATTGGTCTCAATCAAAAGCCTGGTGATACATCTCTGTCTTTCAGATTTTGCACAACTatttaagatcccacagggccctggtttgAGCTGACATAGAGTTCCACCAGCGTGAAATAACCTGGCTCTAGTGGAGGTCAATCGTACATTCCTGGGGCCAGGCAcaactgcaatgttgttgctgttgttgtttttaattcattttaagcCACATCCTTGTGTAGTCACCCAACCTTCTCTTCAGACATTTTATCCTcctcaactcagtgcatggcagctgtgaaaaaggcaaactctatgctggggataattaggaaaggaattgataataaaactgcaaagattgtcatgctcttatataaagcagtggtgcgaccgcacttggagtactgtgttcagttctggtcaccacatctcaaaaaggatattgaagagatagaaaaagtgcagagaagtgcagcgaggatgattgaaagattggagcaccttccttatgaggagaggttgcagcgtttgggactctttagtttggagaggagacgtctgagaggggatatgattgaagtctataaaattatgcatggggtagaaaatgttgacagagagaaatttttctctctttctcacaatactagaaccagggggcatacattgaaaatgctgggggaaagaattaggactaataaaaggaaacatttcttcactcaacgtgtgattggtgtttggaatatgctgccacaggaggtggtgatggccactaacctggatagctttaaaaagggcttggacagatttatggaggaaaagtcgatctatggctaccaaacttgatcctccttgatctgagattgcaaatgccttatcagaccaaGTGCTTGGAAGCAatagcagcagaaggcagctgctttcacctcctgcatgtgagctcccaaaggcacctggtgggccactgcgagtagcagagtgctggactagatggactctggtctgatccagctggcttgttcttatgttcttatgtaacaggTAACTGCAAATGAGGAGGAGAGAGACTTGAGAAACACCTTTCCTTATTTGCGGCcggatgtgcagaggctactcaagTAATCCATGgacacggcttggattgaaatagggccgcagccctttttattaaaccATTCTTAACAactgaagctgggcgagcaagaggagtgcatgTTCGCAGCCAGACAGCCACCCAGGCTGAGCCCAGCTTCCCCTATTTGGGGGTACTTTTTCTGGGTCACGAGGCATCCGACCTGTTTCCCATGGCCCGTCATCTGAGGTATTGGGCTCACCCACAGAGGCCTCCGAAGGCATGCTCCTCaagccctccccttcccagcctcttatggaggcccccaatgaCGGGGTGGTCCAGCATGCAAGCACGACCTCCCCCAACAACGATGCGGTCCTCTGCCCAGACTGCCCCTCCAGGGCTGCGATGAAGAAAAACTATAAATGTCCCATTCCTTCTGGAAATGAGATAATATATTTCTTTGTGTTCCTTACAGTATATTTGACTGCAGTGACTGGCAACCTTTTCATCATTGTTGCTGTAACTTTGGATCATCACTTGTATACACCCATGTACTATAGGTGtgtgtgactgtgtgtgtgtgtgtgtgtgtttgggtatgGCGGAtgccacatgggccaaaaacagtgatgtgaaaatggtgtaaaagagtttaaaatgccgtaaaagggtttacaccattttcacaactttttcacaccactgttttaggcTTATGTGGAATATGCCTATATGTTTATGTTTGCATGTATTTACATATATAAATACAGACACACATACTTCAACGTCAAGGTTTAATCCATGTAACCTCAAAAATGCTGCGGTACCTTTCATTTGGATGTAAACTACCAAAGTGGAAGGACTGCAATACCATGACAGCCGTAGATCATGCTTAGATGTATTTGGTCTTCCTTCATGCACAGCCATGATGCATTAATTACCTATTTAGGCTAGTTACAAAAAATGGAAGTGataatacagaagaagaaaaaagacttCATCACTTTGGAGTATGGTGAGGTGAACTCTTGGGACTCAGTTGCTAAGAACAGAACATAAATTAAGTTCTACCTCATTCCCACAGTGTTTTAGCTCACAAGGTGACAGAAATTAGTGGAATAGCAAGTTCTCTAAGGAATGCCATGAGCAAATGGATATATGAATTTAAATAGCTGAGGCAGAAACTGAACTCTTGTTTGTCACCGATCATAATTGATGTTATTTATTCATTGGTCCAAATCCCTATCCAAAATTAATAATACCCAATGACATGGCATTGGCTCTGCAGCAGTATCTGAGTCAGGGAAACTAAGAAGAAAAGTGCTGGAGAAGAAAGAAATCTCAGCAAGAATGATGAGAAGGTTGCCAGTCACTGCAGTCAAGTATACTGTGAGGTATACAAAGAAGTGAAAGATCTGTACTTCTCGGATGTCTGAAAATTCAAGGAGCAGAAATTACCATGTAGAGGTGAGGTTCTTTCTCATGAACCTGGCCGTCCTGGATCTTGGCACTGTTTCTGCCCTGTTACCCAAAACAATGGTAAATGCTTACATAAACAGCAGATCAATTTCTTATTTGGGGTGTGTAGCTCaagttctcttcctctttttctttgggGGCTCTGATTTTGCCATCTTGACAATCATGGCACGTGATTGTCGTATTGCTATCTGCAATCCATTGCAatatatggccgtttccgcacggccccccagacgcccccacgccagcaagaattctgccagcgtgggggcggaggccgttcgcacgcaagcatgcgagcggcctcaggagaggccggcggacgacaggcggctctgcatggagccgcctctgcccccttccatttcccactcaccttgtccccgtcatcagcctgctggcctctgaagccccgcccatgctgccctccgacctccaggggtcggaggacagtgagggaggggcttcggaggccagcaggccgatgacggggacaaggtgagtgggaaagggaagggaaacagcgtgttcccggtggtgccgttcgcaccgcgccgccgggaacacgctgttggggcaaaaacacccctttaaagggttgttttttagggcggcctgacgccgccctgggggagggggagcgaagccaggtcggcgctgctgcattgcagcagcaccgcctgtgcgaatggctccctggggacggcgtttttcccgtccccagggcgccataaacgggccgtgtggaaacggcctaagacaatTATGCACAGAGGAGCCTGCATTCAGATGGCGGTCAGTGCATGGATTGCTGGTATAATCAATGGTGTGTTACACAGCGGAGGAATTTTTGCAATCACCTTCTGTTCCAACATAGTCGATCAGTTCTTCTGTGAAGTCCCACAGATGTTAATACTTGCCTGTTCTGACATG
Encoded here:
- the LOC125444087 gene encoding olfactory receptor 14I1-like gives rise to the protein MPNLTSTWEFLLLEFSDIREVQILYFFVFLMVYLTAVTGNLLIILAVALDHHLHTPMYFFLMNLAVLDLGTVSALLPKTMANAYLNSRSISYLGCVAQVLFLFFFGGSDFAILTIMAHDRRIAICNPLQYKTIMHRGACIQMAVSAWIAGLINGVLHSGGTFAIIFCSNIINQFFCEVPQMLILACSDMYLVEVGLTILTSFFILGCFIFIIVSYVRIFEAVLKIPSVHGQKKAISTCLPHVTVVSLLTFTGIFAYLRPQSYISSDLNVLSAVIYAIVPPLLNPFIYSMRNKEIKTALLKLFDLGSILK